The Salvelinus alpinus chromosome 10, SLU_Salpinus.1, whole genome shotgun sequence genome includes the window TATACGGTGACAacactggagtgtgtgtgtgtacctactgTTTGAAGGCTGGTAGATAGGTGTACATAGCGATGCTGCTGAGGTTGTAGATAAAAGGCAGGTGTTTGGAAATGTCTGCTGTTGACCAGGTATTGAAGAAACTGTTCAGAACTCCTTGGTccccacctagagagagagagggagagggggagcgagcgagggggtgggagagaaggggaagagggagagagagagaaaaggggagagagagagagagggagaaagagtggggagggggagaggttagACGAGAACATGAGTTATTTTAGGATCTATAGGAGCTTGTTGGCAGCAGAGTTTAAGGAAACTCCATAGGAGATATAGAGTTTATTGCACAACCCCGGACACACACTCTTTGTACCATGTATTTAATTATGTACTGCAGCTGCTTGCTCTTGGCTTCCATCAAAAACACATTCACACCTCAATGGGACTCACATGGATAAAACACATTCACATCTCAATGGGACTCACATGGATAAAACACATTCACACCTCAATGGGACTCACATGGATAAAACACATTCACATCTCAATGGGACTCACATGAATAAAACACATTCACACCTCAATGGGACTCACATGGATAAAACACATTCACACCTCAATGGGACTCACATGAATAAAACACATTCACACCTCAATGGGACTCAACATGGATAAAACACATTCACATCTCAATGGGACTCACATGGATAAAACACATTCACACCTCAATGGGACTCACATGAATAAAACACATTCACATCTCAATGGGACTCACATGAATAAAACACATTCACACCTCAATGGGACTCACATGGATAAAACACATTCACACCTCAATGGGACTCACATGGATAAAACACATTCACATCTCAATGGGACTCACATGGATAAAACACATTCACACCTCAATGGGACTCACATGGATAAAACACATTCACACCTCAATGGGACTCACATGGATAAAACACATTCACACCTCAATGGGACTCACATGGATAAAACACATTCACACCTCAATGGGACTCACATGGATAAAACACATTCACACCTCAATGGGACTCACATGGATAAAACACATTCACATCTCAATGGGACTCACATGGATAAAACACATTCACACCTCAATGGGACTCACATGGATAAAACACATTCACACCTCAATGGGACTCACATGGATAAAACACATTCACACCTCAATGGGACTCACATGGATAAAACACATTCACACCTCAATGGGACTCACATGGATAAAACACATTCACATCTCAATGGGACTCACATGGATAAAACACATTCACATCTCAATGGGACTCACATGGATAAAACACATTCACACCTCAATGGGACTCACATGGATAAAACACATTCACACCTCAATGGGACTCACATGGATAAAACACATTCACACCTCAATGGGACTCACATGGATAAAACACATTCACACCTCAAtgggataataataataataataataataatacagaacTCACCGTCAAAGCTGCCTTTCTCAGTGCAGTGTGTCATAAGGCTGAGGTATGTTTCATTGGACGGTTTAAAGACGAACACGCCTGAGTTGAAACAATCTGGCCAACCAGGATCAGGCGCAGCAGATAACTCCTCCCTCTCAAACAGCTCATCAATGTTGGACAACacctgcgtacacacacacacacaatattgagCCCTAAATACAGACTTGCCGTAATTTGTACTGAGTAAGGAGTGAGTGCGTGTGTTCTCACCAGTGTGTCTGCGTCCATAAAAACACACTTGGTGTAGTGTGTGAGTGTCCAGCAGTGCAGCTTGGTGAAGGTCACTCCGAGTTCTGGTCTCTTCATCAGGGCCAGGTGGGCCGTGTCCCCAGAGTCCAAGATATCCACCACACACACCTCGTCATAGATGCTACTCAGCATggccctgcaacacacacacacacacacacaactcaaacCGTGTGTGTTACCTGCTCAGGTGTACTCAGGCTTGGacaatacaaaactaacagagACAAGGCCATGGGTGTGTCAAACACTGAACATAGATCAtgggttgtgtgagtgtgttaccTGCAGGGCTCTGCTACGTGCGGTCCAATCAGAACCACCAGTTGTTTGGTTGTGTTATGGTTGCGTAGCGACCTCCCCAGAACCATCGCTCCTTTGGCATAGTTGTCATTTGTGGCCAGAGTCACATATGCTTGGTctaatctctcacacacacacacacacacacacacacacacacacacacacacacacacacacacacacacacacacacacacacacacacacacacacacacacacacacacacacacacacacacacacctgattagTTATTTGTAAATAACactggaacagaaagagagaacagaTTCTGTCGGGCACCTGAACCCTCTACAAGGTTTATATCTGTACTTCATATCAAACGGCCTATAGGGACTTCAGCTAGGGTAACCATAGACCCTCTACCCGTCCCTACCATAGAATAGTCCTATAGCTTACACACTGTACTATAACTGTCATATGTCAACTTGTGGTGGTAATGTCAAAGGCAGTTCTGCACGAGCCGTTTCCACttgtgagactgaccagagacaTTAAACGCGTCGTGTTTAAATCGAGTGATGGATTTTAAAAAACCACTGCGTGTGATTTCTCGGGTAAATATTGTAGAATACATGAGCATATAGCGAAAGTGCGTGTTTGATATATCACTACGCAGAGAgtaaacaagtgcacacttcgggATGGAGGAGGATTCAATTCAGCAATGGCCGAGGCGCACGTAGGCACAGACACTGCAGGACCGTAAACACAACAAGCACACGACGTACTTTCAGTTTAAGTCATCATAATTGTTGCCTACGCGGAAAACGTTACTTTAACTACATCGCGGAATAAAACTAGAATCTACATATAAATGGGAAGACTGTGTAACTGCGTGCAATATACGCATGCATCAAACCATATATAATCACGTTGTTGCTGAAAGATGGCAACGCAAAGCTACTGCAATTTTCGTGTGATTCGGCTATAGCTTCAAACCATAATATAATAAAACAACATAAAATAATATAGCAACACTGTTTAATGGTTATAGGCTATTCCTGTCATCCTTATTAACCGACTGTCCGCTGTCTTACCCGCCATGGTCAGTTATTCGGTGTGGCCGTAGCTCGGGAGGGTCTGGAGTGCTAGATTCTGTGTGTAACGGGAGTTTTTCGGTAGCAACAAAGAGATACACGACAGCTGTCGATTCTAAAGAGGACGGAATCAAGTCAGGAGGCCATATTCGCGTCATGTGATCCGTGACAGCGCACACGCCCCCcacaatatacacacaaacacacgcaattTAAAATCGAAATGTTTGCCAGTTTTAGTGATTATTTTCAGTTTTATTAcagtttttaaatatatattttatcttAAGGATATGCCTAATGATCATACTTGTTCACAAGAACGGAAAGGTAAAATAGCGGTACATAGTACGAATATATCAACATCAATCAGTATTATTTATGGTAAGAGCTTGCTAATTGTTTATAAGACCAGTTCCATTGTTCCTTTGGCGACTCCAAGTGGTAAGATGGTGTATATGCACCCTGGGCTGACGAAATGAGGGTACATTATTTATATCTCTTTCTTTGGTGCTGGCTGAGCGAGAGGAAATGATTAGCCTATGCCTATGTAAATTTCTACTTTTACCCGATACACTGTAATTGATCTAATTTCAAAAACATATGTCCGATTACAAGATCACGTAAAGATAAATACAAGAGAAGGAACACGAAGTAATATTCGGANNNNNNNNNNNNNNNNNNNNNNNNNNNNNNNNNNNNNNNNNNNNNNNNNNNNNNNNNNNNNNNNNNNNNNNNNNNNNNNNNNNNNNNNNNNNNNNNNNNNTACGCCTTTTCCATTGAAGGAACATATTGAGGACaaatcaatgactggagtttttaattgataaaaaccaatgtctatttgatgttgaaagtgcaagtcagtattgtgcatttactggtctttgtggtgatctctattgtgcatttactggtctttgtggtgatctcaggaggccgtgcctatttctacttttgcctagtaccctttatcccgacaccaagaccatttgtaaacagtcaggatggccgagcggtctaaggcgctgcgttcaggtcgcagtctcccctggaggcgtgggttcaaatcccacttctgacaatcttttaacacctgcaagtcattctgctttgtaatatccagttgacaaataaatgacttacgatactggaaataacacctagttaacataagcagtgaataactatcgtatttctaacattttgcaaaaacagctagttgatgagaggttggaagagaattgcacgaatttcaccggcgggccacaaacaggcaaataacaaaaggtggaacgcacaactcgtcggtcgttgtcactggattgtattggcagggagaaaaaaatattgtctgcagggtaattgacctcgccgcatctaaagtcaagccacgggtcacaggtgagatcccttgttataccccccccccccccccaaaaaaaaaaatcaaacacgattgggttgaaaataaccattaagtcatttgctaagatttcccccattttgacatgtggtcctgttgtcactcttaccctgatggttgctgatacttccagacactttttcagtcttatctgaggtattttatatcagaatggccatattctgaggccactttagcgctcaatcaatgacgatttactacgccttttccattgaaggacatattgaggataaatcaatgactggagtttttaattgataaaaaccaatgtctatttgatgttgaaagtgcaagtcagtattgtgcatttactggtctttgtggtgatctctattgtgcatttactggtctttgtggtgatctcaggaggccgtgcctatttctacttttgcctagtaccctttatcccgacaccaagaccatttgtaaacagtcaggatggccgagcggtctaaggcgctgcgttcaggtcgcagtctcccctggaggcgtgggttcaaatcccacttctgacaatcttttaacacctgcaagtcattctgctttgtaatatccagttgacaaataaatgacttacgatactggaaataacacctagttaacataagcagtgaataactatcgtatttctaacattttgcaaaaacagctagttgatgagaggttggaagagaattgcacgaatttcaccggcgggccacaaacaggcaaataacaaaaggtggaacgcacaactcgtcggtcgttgtcactggattgtattggcagggagaaaaaaatattgtctgcagggtaattgacctcgccgcatctaaagtcaagccacgggtcacaggtgagatcccttgttataccccccccccccccaaaaaaaaaaatcaaacacgattgggttgaaaataaccattaagtcatttgctaagatttcccccattttgacatgtggtcctgttgtcactcttaccctgatggttgctgatacttccagacactttttcagtcttatctgaggtattttatatcagaatggccatattctgaggccactttagcgctcaatcaatgacgatttactacgccttttccattgaaggacatattgaggataaatcaatgactggagtttttaattgataaaaaccaatgtctatttgatgttgaaagtgcaagtcagtattgtgcatttactggtctttgtggtgatctctattgtgcatttactggtctttgtggtgatctcaggaggccgtgcctatttctacttttgcctagtaccctttatcccgacaccaagaccatttgtaaacagtcaggatggccgagcggtctaaggcgctgcgttcaggtcgcagtctcccctggaggcgtgggttcaaatcccacttctgacaatcttttaacacctgcaagtcattctgctttgtaatatccagttgacaaataaatgacttacgatactggaaataacacctagttaacataagcagtgaataactatcgtatttctaacattttgcaaaaacagctagttgatgagaggttggaagagaattgcacgaatttcaccggcgggccacaaacaggcaaataacaaaaggtggaacgcacaactcgtcggtcgttgtcactggattgtattggcagggagaaaaaaatattgtctgcagggtaattgacctcgccgcatctaaagtcaagccacgggtcacaggtgagatcccttgttataccccccccccccccaaaaaaaaaatcaaacacgattgggttgaaaataaccattaagtcatttgctaagatttcccccattttgacatgtggtcctgttgtcactcttaccctgatggttgctgatacttccagacactttttcagtcttatctgaggtattttatatcagaatggccatattctgaggccactttagcgctcaatcaatgacgatttactacgccttttccattgaaggacatattgaggataaatcaatgactggagtttttaattgataaaaaccaatgtctatttgatgttgaaagtgcaagtcagtattgtgcatttactggtctttgtggtgatctctattgtgcatttactggtctttgtggtgatctcaggaggccgtgcctatttctacttttgcctagtaccctttatcccgacaccaagaccatttgtaaacagtcaggatggccgagcggtctaaggcgctgcgttcaggtcgcagtctcccctggaggcgtgggttcaaatcccacttctgacaatcttttaacacctgcaagtcattctgctttgtaatatccagttgacaaataaatgacttacgatactggaaataacacctagttaacataagcagtgaataactatcgtatttctaacattttgcaaaaacagctagttggtgagaggttggaagagaattgcacgaatttcaccggcgggccacaaacaggcaaataacaaaaggtggaacgcacaactcgtcggtcgttgtcactggattgtattggcagggagaaaaaaatattgtctgcagggtaattgacctcgccgcatctaaagtcaagccacgggtcacaggtgagatcccttgttataccccccccccccaaaaaaaaaaaatcaaacacgattgggttgaaaataaccattaagtcatttgctaagatttcccccattttgacatgtggtcctgttgtcactcttaccctgatggttgctgatacttccagacactttttcagtcttatctgaggtattttatatcagaatggccatattctgaggccactttagcgctcaatcaatgacgatttactacgccttttccattgaaggacatattgaggataaatcaatgactggagtttttaattgataaaaaccaatgtctatttgatgttgaaagtgcaagtcagtattgtgcatttactggtctttgtggtgatctctattgtgcatttactggtctttgtggtgatctcaggaggccgtgcctatttctacttttgcctagtaccctttatcccgacaccaagaccatttgtaaacagtcaggatggccgagcggtctaaggcgctgcgttcaggtcgcagtctcccctggaggcgtgggttcaaatcccacttctgacaatcttttaacacctgcaagtcattctgctttgtaatatccagttgacaaataaatgacttacgatactggaaataacacctagttaacataagcagtgaataactatcgtatttctaacattttgcaaaaacagctagttgatgagaggttggaagagaattgcacgaatttcaccggcgggccacaaacaggcaaataacaaaaggtggaacgcacaactcgtcggtcgttgtcactggattgtattggcagggagaaaaaaatattgtctgcagggtaattgacctcgccgcatctaaagtcaagccacgggtcacaggtgagatcccttgttataccccccccccccccccaaaaaaaaaaatcaaacacgattgggttgaaaataaccattaagtcatttgctaagatttcccccattttgacatgtggtcctgttgtcactcttaccctgatggttgctgatacttccagacactttttcagtcttatctgaggtattttatatcagaatggccatattctgaggccactttagcgctcaatcaatgacgatttactacgccttttccattgaaggacatattgaggataaatcaatgactggagtttttaattgataaaaaccaatgtctatttgatgttgaaagtgcaagtcagtattgtgcatttactggtctttgtggtgatctctattgtgcatttactggtctttgtggtgatctcaggaggccgtgcctatttctacttttgcctagtaccctttatcccgacaccaagaccatttgtaaacagtcaggatggccgagcggtctaaggcgctgcgttcaggtcgcagtctcccctggaggcgtgggttcaaatcccacttctgacaatcttttaacacctgcaagtcattctgctttgtaatatccagttgacaaataaatgacttacgatactggaaataacacctagttaacataagcagtgaataactatcgtatttctaacattttgcaaaaacagctagttgatgagaggttggaagagaattgcacgaatttcaccggcgggccacaaacaggcaaataacaaaaggtggaacgcacaactcgtcggtcgttgtcactggattgtattggcagggagaaaaaaatattgtctgcagggtaattgacctcgccgcatctaaagtcaagccacgggtcacaggtgagatcccttgttataccccccccccccccccaaaaaaaaaaatcaaacacgattgggttgaaaataaccattaagtcatttgctaagatttcccccattttgacatgtggtcctgttgtcactcttaccctgatggttgctgatacttccagacactttttcagtcttatctgaggtattttatatcagaatggccatattctgaggccactttagcgctcaatcaatgacgatttactacgccttttccattgaaggacatattgaggataaatcaatgactggagtttttaattgataaaaaccaatgtctatttgatgttgaaagtgcaagtcagtattgtgcatttactggtctttgtggtgatctctattgtgcatttactggtctttgtggtgatctcaggaggccgtgcctatttctacttttgcctagtaccctttatcccgacaccaagaccatttgtaaacagtcaggatggccgagcggtctaaggcgctgcgttcaggtcgcagtctcccctggaggcgtgggttcaaatcccacttctgacaatcttttaacacctgcaagtcattctgctttgtaatatccagttgacaaataaatgacttacgatactggaaataacacctagttaacataagcagtgaataactatcgtatttctaacattttgcaaaaacagctagttgatgagaggttggaagagaattgcacgaatttcaccggcgggccacaaacaggcaaataacaaaaggtggaacgcacaactcgtcggtcgttgtcactggattgtattggcagggagaaaaaaatattgtctgcagggtaattgacctcgccgcatctaaagtcaagccacgggtcacaggtgagatcccttgttataccccccccccccccccaaaaaaaaaatcaaacacgattgggttgaaaataaccattaagtcatttgctaagatttcccccattttgacatgtggtcctgttgtcactcttaccctgatggttgctgatacttccagacactttttcagtcttatctgaggtattttatatcagaatggccatattctgaggccactttagcgctcaatcaatgacgatttactacgccttttccattgaaggacatattgaggataaatcaatgactggagtttttaattgataaaaaccaatgtctatttgatgttgaaagtgcaagtcagtattgtgcatttactggtctttgtggtgatctctattgtgcatttactggtctttgtggtgatctcaggaggccgtgcctatttctacttttgcctagtaccctttatcccgacaccaagaccatttgtaaacagtcaggatggccgagcggtctaaggcgctgcgttcaggtcgcagtctcccctggaggcgtgggttcaaatcccacttctgacaatcttttaacacctgcaagtcattctgctttgtaatatccagttgacaaataaatgacttacgatactggaaataacacctagttaacataagcagtgaataactatcgtatttctaacattttgcaaaaacagctagttgatgagaggttggaagagaattgcacgaatttcaccggcgggccacaaacaggcaaataacaaaaggtggaacgcacaactcgtcggtcgttgtcactggattgtattggcagggagaaaaaaatattgtctgcagggtaattgacctcgccgcatctaaagtcaagccacgggtcacaggtgagatcccttgttataccccccccccccccccaaaaaaaaaatcaaacacgattgggttgaaaataaccattaagtcatttgctaagatttcccccattttgacatgtggtcctgttgtcactcttaccctgatggttgctgatacttccagacactttttcagtcttatctgaggtattttatatcagaatggccatattctgaggccactttagcgctcaatcaatgacgatttactacgccttttccattgaaggacatattgaggataaatcaatgactggagtttttaattgataaaaaccaatgtctatttgatgttgaaagtgcaagtcagtattgtgcatttactggtctttgtggtgatctctattgtgcatttactggtctttgtggtgatctcaggaggccgtgcctatttctacttttgcctagtaccctttatcccgacaccaagaccatttgtaaacagtcaggatggccgagcggtctaaggcgctgcgttcaggtcgcagtctcccctggaggcgtgggttcaaatcccacttctgacaatcttttaacacctgcaagtcattctgctttgtaatatccagttgacaaataaatgacttacgatactggaaataacacctagttaacataagcagtgaataactatcgtatttctaacattttgcaaaaacagctagttgatgagaggttggaagagaattgcacgaatttcaccggcgggccacaaacaggcaaataacaaaaggtggaacgcacaactcgtcggtcgttgtcactggattgtattggcagggagaaaaaaatattgtctgcagggtaattgacctcgccgcatctaaagtcaagccacgggtcacaggtgagatcccttgttataccccccccccccccccaaaaaaaaaatcaaacacgattgggttgaaaataaccattaagtcatttgctaagatttcccccattttgacatgtggtcctgttgtcactcttaccctgatggttgctgatacttccagacactttttcagtcttatctgaggtattttatatcagaatggccatattctgaggccactttagcgctcaatcaatgacgatttactacgccttttccattgaaggacatattgaggataaatcaatgactggagtttttaattgataaaaaccaatgtctatttgatgttgaaagtgcaagtcagtattgtgcatttactggtctttgtggtgatctctattgtgcatttactggtctttgtggtgatctcaggaggccgtgcctatttctacttttgcctagt containing:
- the LOC139532365 gene encoding glycogenin-1-like, producing the protein MADQAYVTLATNDNYAKGAMVLGRSLRNHNTTKQLVVLIGPHVAEPCRAMLSSIYDEVCVVDILDSGDTAHLALMKRPELGVTFTKLHCWTLTHYTKCVFMDADTLVLSNIDELFEREELSAAPDPGWPDCFNSGVFVFKPSNETYLSLMTHCTEKGSFDGGDQGVLNSFFNTWSTADISKHLPFIYNLSSIAMYTYLPAFKQYGHEAKVVHFLGKVKPWNYSYDTQTGKVKGHTPGSGDLHPDFLVQWWNLYSSGVLPALRDSYGDTLFCSGCTEEEVCDSVVEIILPPPPPQAPQVSSEERRQRWEAGQADYMGADSFESIQRKLDCFLK